In Asterias rubens chromosome 15, eAstRub1.3, whole genome shotgun sequence, a genomic segment contains:
- the LOC117300369 gene encoding organic cation transporter protein-like yields the protein MDVDKSLRVLGSFGRLQALNYFTYVLAVSVAAWHITGVSFTIGQPDNNRCRIPENETSFTTPLDDGCHQIVYYDNDTDGDNETMACTDGWEYDTVHGETSVVTDLNLVCDRAILGSTLQSVHFGGCLLGSYVTGQMSDIFGRRLTLLGSLVGIVVTGTGFSFAQSYGLMSFLKFLHGCFIPGLILVPYVRIIEMFPPSFRVRSHLGCEMLWCLGLVLVGPLAYILPNWRHLQLVMSLLAAPLILLVWYSYESVRWLLQKGRVDEAEKIFQRISKSKNISHVGGYFVLPQQEQEHELTNGSSRPELSDEKPPLDIKASDYNRLESDVPAIKDAKKYTLLDLFRTRALAIRTLIVLYCWFACSAVYYGFFLISANLVGNMYVNFTLMSLTEAPCYIANYFVTIRFGRRRPLITYFIVSGVACVITGLIPDESGDGTDLSMLKLGLAMIGRFFASTAFDLTYLVTIEMFPTVLRNAAAGAASLIGRVGGMVAPFIVFLNVIHSSIPFIVFGVVSLIAGMLVFPLPETNNRSLPETLDDGEKLAEKDEAEEAQPTNV from the exons ATGGACGTGGACAAGTCACTTCGTGTGCTCGGAAGTTTTGGCCGTCTGCAGGCTCTCAACTACTTCACGTATGTCCTTGCTGTCAGCGTAGCTGCTTGGCATATCACTGGTGTTTCATTCACCATTGGGCAGCCAGACAACAACCGATGTAGAATACCAGAGAATGAGACGAGCTTTACGACTCCCCTCGATGACGGCTGTCACCAGATTGTCTACTATGACAATGACACGGACGGCGACAATGAGACGATGGCATGTACGGATGGGTGGGAGTATGACACTGTCCATGGCGAGACCAGTGTTGTCACAGAT CTGAATCTGGTTTGCGACCGGGCCATTCTTGGGAGTACTCTCCAGTCAGTTCATTTTGGTGGTTGCCTTCTTGGATCTTACGTCACCGGGCAGATGTCAGATATCTTCGGTCGTCGCCTCACCCTGTTAGGGTCGCTAGTGGGTATCGTAGTGACTGGTACGGGATTCAGCTTCGCACAGAGCTACGGACTGATGAGTTTTCTGAAATTCCTCCACGGTTGCTTTATTCCT GGGTTAATTCTCGTGCCTTACGTCCGCATCATCGAAATGTTCCCTCCCAGCTTTCGTGTCAGGTCACATTTGGGTTGTGAAATGCTATGGTGCCTTGGGCTGGTCCTCGTCGGACCCTTGGCGTACATCTTGCCAAATTGGAGGCACCTACAGCTAGTCATGTCACTTCTGGCTGCCCCTCTCATCTTACTGGTTTG gtactCTTATGAATCGGTAAGATGGCTCCTTCAGAAAGGTCGAGTAGACGAAGCTGAGAAGATCTTCCAGCGGATCTCCAAGTCCAAGAACATCTCCCACGTTGGTGGTTACTTTGTCCTTCCTCAGCAGGAACAGGAACATGAGCTGACAAACGGATCATCGAGGCCGGAACTTTCAGACGAAAAGCCACCATTGGATATTAAGGCTTCAGATTATAATCGCCTGGAGAGTGACGTTCCGGCCATAAAGGATGCTAAAAAGTACACCCTGTTGGATCTGTTCCGGACCCGTGCTTTGGCCATACGAACACTGATCGTGTTGTATTGCTG GTTTGCATGTTCAGCTGTCTACTACGGGTTCTTCCTGATATCGGCTAATCTAGTTGGAAATATGTACGTCAACTTCACGTTGATGTCATTAACAGAGGCTCCTTGTTACATCGCTAACTACTTCGTCACAATCAG GTTTGGCCGTAGACGTCCCCTTATTACTTACTTTATCGTCAGTGGAGTGGCGTGTGTGATTACGGGACTAATACCTGATGAGTCAG GTGACGGTACAGATCTCAGCATGTTGAAGTTGGGACTAGCAATGATTGGGAGGTTTTTTGCATCCACGGCCTTTGATCTGACGTACCTGGTGACAATTGAAATGTTTCCAACCGTGCTGAG AAATGCAGCAGCTGGAGCAGCCTCGTTGATCGGCCGTGTTGGGGGTATGGTGGCGCCGTTCATTGTCTTCCTC AATGTAATACACAGCTCCATTCCGTTCATTGTGTTCGGTGTGGTGTCACTCATTGCCGGGATGCTGGTCTTCCCCCTACCGGAGACTAACAACCGATCCCTGCCAGAAACCTTGGACGATGGAGAAAAACTAGCCGAGAAAGACGAAGCTGAGGAGGCTCAACCCACAAATGTATGA